The genomic region cgatttttatacttaaattattttaaaataacatatataatataataatatattatattatataatacgtattgtattatattataatataatatataatataatataatattatatattatataatacgtattatataatatataatatataatattatataatattatattatatattataatatatataatatattttatattatataatatattattatattatattatataatatgtattatataatatattattatattatattattatataatatataatataatattatattatataatacaatattatattatataatatattatattatattatattatatatattataatataatataatataatatatataatataatacgtattataaaatatattattatattatataatataatataataatatattatattatatattattatataatatattattacataatatattattacattatatattatataatataataatatataatatatataatataatataatacgtattataaaatatattacaatataatataatataatataatatattattatattataataatatattatataatatatataatataatatattattacattatatatattatataatataataatattatatattatataatatgtaatatataatatattttttaaattaaaattacaaataaaaatcggatatccgatttgcataggtaattaccaagccaaagtgtactaacacccaggccaagcaaaaagtcaacatggattttcgcatttttaggtgagtgaagaaggctatttttttcacatcgccactttttggcccccttgatcctgcactaacccatcaACTAGACTGCAAGAGAACTTTGAAAAAGGGGCATTACAAAATACTTGTTGATGGTGTTGAATAATCTCTTGAATTTTTGGTGTATCTTTATTTATCATATCATGTGCTTCTATAAAATGTAATTGTCCCCCTATATTATATGAACCTTTCTTGAATAGTTTCTCCATCCTATGAGAGCTAAGCAAGATCACTCATAAATACAAGTTTCATATTTCTATTGTTAATGAATTGGAAGATAATAAAATATATGTCAAACAATACAAATGTGTCTTTAGGATGAAGGAATTAGAATGCCTAGTTCTTTTGGTGTCACTTAAAGGCGTTAAGATCTACCCTAAGAAGAGGGAATTTTTGGGCCTAACAAGATATTATATAAGATGTATTCATACCTATCCTCCTATAATGAAGCGTTTgtttttgaaaggtcttaaattgaTCGTCCACAAATTTGTAGTGGAATGTTTGATGTGCCAACAAAAGAAAATGGAAATAATAAATACTATAAGCCCCTTATAAATATTGGGCATTCCAATACAATACTAGGAAGAGATATTAATAGACTTCGTTATGCAGTTGCCAAAGTCAAATATTTTTAATGTAATCTTGCTTGTTGTGGATAGACTCATTAAAATTGCATTTTTTTGTAGATTCTCTCATCTATTTCTTACTAATACCATGAAAAAAGCATTCATCTAGAATGTACAAAAAATTAATGAAATTCACAAAACCAAATTGCAAAATAAAGCCACCTTAAAATTCCTTATCAAGTGGAAGAATTTGTCAATTGAAGATGGGACATGTAATGATGAAAAATGTATGaaaaatattttatagttattaagCATTGAGGACAATGCTTTTATGAAGGGGAAGGGAATGCTATGAGcttaaaatgatatatttttaagtatataataatataaattttcaaGTCTAATAAGTTAAGCATTTGTGGCATGCTTAACCTAGCATAAATATTAGTTAATATACTAATTCCTATTAACTAAGATGAAGGGGTATGTCCTATAAATAAGGAGGAGATATCTCTCCCATATCAACATGCCATCAAATATTGGAtccatatattattattatttgattattaaaGGTTATCCTTCTCCTCACTCACTTCCCTCAGTATGCTATATTTCTGATTTTTACATTTATTTCCAAAAAATATCATAAGATATCATAGTGTAAGCAAATTTACCATGGACCCAAATTGTGAGAAATGCACCCAACATACCCTTGCATCCTCATACCTTCGTACCCAATTTTTGGGTGTCCAATCTTGAGTGTTGCATGGCTGCACAAATATCTTGCACTTTTCTAACCTTGGTAATAGACTGTTACTCATCCTTTGTTTATATTTCTCTTTGGTACTCATCCTTTGTCAAATAATCTTAATGTAATCATGCTTGTTGTGGATACACACTAAATATGCATATTTTTGTGGATTCTCTCATCTATTTCCTACTAATATCACATAAAAAGCATTCATACAAAATATACAGAAATTTCATAGAATTTCAAAAATAAGATTGCAAAATAAAGTCATCTTAAAATTCCTTATCAAGAGGAAGAATTTACCAATAGAAGATGCAAATTGGAATGATGaaaagttcatacaaaatattttaGAGTTGCTAAGCATTGAAGGCAATGTTTTTTTGAAGGGGAAAGGAATGATATGGTCCTAATATGACATATTTCTAATTATATGATATATATTTCTAAGTCTAGTAAGTATTTGTGACATATTCAACCTCAACATAAATACTAGTTAATATACTAATCCCTCTAAATTAAAATGAAAGAGTATATTCTACTAATAAGGATGAGAACTCTCTCCATATCAACGTGTATCAAATATTGAATTCATATATTATTATCTGAATATTAGAGGTTATATTTCTGATTTTTACATTTATTTCCAACAAAATATCTTAAGATGTCATAATTTAAGCAAGTTTATGATGGACCCAAATTATTAGAAATGCACCCAACATAACCCTCCATTCTCTCGCCTTCGCAGCCAGTTTTTGGGAGTCCAAATTTGAGTGTTGCATAACTACACGAATATCTTGCACTTGTCTATCCTTGGTAACGAACTGCTCTCATTCTTTGTTTATACTTATCTCTGTATTTATTTGCTCTTAGAAGATTTTGAAACTCTTAATAAGAGGTAAGTGTAGTTTTCTAGTAATATAGTATAATTCTCAAACGAACAAAGAATCAAGTAAAGCATCTTATACAGTCCCAGAGGCAGCGTCAACAAAATCACCAACTCAAGATCTTCACAAACTCACCATGTTGTGGGATGTTAAACCAATGAATATTACAACAAAAATAATATTGACTTTCATTGCCATTCTGCTACCattattacaaaatataattacatatatagAGCATATTGGGAACCTGGGCTTAAAAAGATCCCTATCAATCTCTTTGCCTGGCTAAGAGCAGTTAAATCAACCACACTTTACTGCTCTTTAACCTTCGACTTGCACTTGTTTAAGTAGTGCTCACAATTGGTAAATTCAATTGACCCCTACAATAAAATAGTCTCCAAATCATCCAGCAATTGGCATAGGTCACTATTTGCAATACAAATTCCACAATAAGAAAATTTTCCTAAACCCTCTCTATATGAAGTGTAAGCTGGGgatctttcaaatttgaaatgcTTCTTGTAGTCCTCCTCTGATAAATTCCTCATTAATCTTTTCCATGAGGcggaatgaataaaagaatcagcaGTTTATGCCACATTGTTTCAAATCTGGACCTTTGACCTTTACGACAAAAGGATTGACTCGAACCCAAAGAAGAGAGAAAATGGATGCCAAGAGAATAGACCAGATAACCACAATTGTGGGAGTTCTGTTCTGTCGACCCATGAGACCCTTGAGGAAAGGGTAGAGATGCACAATGACCCAGAAAGCAAAGAAAAATTTACCAAACAATGGACCCCATGACTGGTACCCATTGCTGATGGCATCTGAAAAACCGGCCACAACTCCCACCAGGTTGATGATTAGAAgggttgtaggaggaattagaagtgTTGTCCATTTGAATGCATAAAGTTCCCCAAAATCACCATCATCTGTTGCCTTAGCAGTGACTGTGAAATTTGTGTCAATTCCTGCCAGCACCTTGAGCAGACCTTGGATAACTGCAAAAAAATGTGCTGAGACACCTCCAATAACCCAAAACTGCTCATTCCTCCACCATTCCTCAATGCTCACTCCACTCCACCTCATTTCCAGAATACCAGTGATGAAAATTGCCAAGAACAGAGATATGAAGAAAAAACTTGCAAATAAACTAATCTGCATAAACCAAAATTAGAGAAACGCCAATGGTTAGAAACATAGTCATTCATACTAAAAATGATGTAAATTTGAGACTGTTATCTACCTACACCCATAACAATGATGCAATTCGTATGTTAAATATTCCCTTAAAATGGTACAATGTATTGGGCAATATTAGTGGTTATTGACTGCCATATTTCGACTACTCCATAACCATTATTATTAGCCATAACATTGTGTCTTACTAAGCTTACACGCAACATATAACATCAATATAACATGGGTGTAGAATATATTACAAATTTTAAGGACATACCGAAGGCATTATGAATTTTCCAGTGAGCAAGCAGATGGCTGGTAGGGTACAGTAGGCGATGAGTGGAAGGGAAGTCAGTGGGTAGACAATTGTGTTGATATAAGCAAGTCTTTCAAGCCATTTTAGATGGCCATAACCATACCATATTGGGCAATGCCTGCTCAGGAAAATTTCCACTGACCCCAAAGCCCAACGCAAGACCTGGTTCAGACGATCTGATAGATTGATAGGAGCAGATCCCTTGAATGCAGCTAATTTGGGCATACAGTAAATTGACCTCCACCCTCGGCAATGCATCTTGAAGCCAGTCAAAATATCCTCTGTCACTGATCCATAGATCCATCCAAGCTGCAAAAAACGCAAAGCATAATTCAGAGTAAACCTGAGCATTCATGATGCATTCTTTTAGTAAAATTTTATAAGTGTCCAGGTTCAACCCAACAAATGAAGCGACTAAAACAAGATTGGAAATCGATTTGGATGGGCTGTGGGTAGTCTGTAGCTATAATTCTAGCGAAAGTAGGAAATTGGGCAACCTAAGATTGATTCTTCTCATTATTCAAACCATAGTCATTTGGAGACAAGGGATTGCAGGTGCTGATACCGTGAGAAGGCCTCCGTTGAAATCAGGTTATGTGATCAAGTGTATTAGGGTATGACTGTAGGATATCAGAAAATGCAGTTATAGGAACATGGATGTGGCCCTTGTAGTGGATTTCCTGGTGACAATTTATTAAACCAATTGAACATAACACATCTCGATGGCTTggagttaaagaaaaagaaaataaatgctttgcaCCATACCTCTTTGCCCCATTCAGTTTTATCTTCATAACCACAACTGATGACATGAATAGCTTCTTTCAACAATTCAGCAGGATCTGCAGTGTGTGGAACACCGCCGTTCTCCATTAGAGTGGATTGAATAAAGGCAGATGACTGTCCAAACCTCTTCTCGAAATCAGACTGTGACATCAACAATGCTTTGTCTTCATCAAATGCTGCACAAAATAAAAACTCATCATACTCTGtaaagagaaaaattcaaaaaagtaaagTAAAAGCAAAAGTTTGATTTCACATGTTACACCTACCATCAAGTCCTTCCTCAATCCCATCTGGGTTATAGGCAGGAGCTGGAATGCCTGCTGCAGTTTTCTTTGATGACTTCCCAGTCCTTTTACGAGGCCCACAACAAGGGCAGCAATCGCAGGTCACCATCTTTGGACGCTTTTGGCCACGAGGAGGCTCATACCCATACAGAGCGTACCTTCTAAATACACATCCAGTTCCCACATACACTGGACCTTGAATTCCATCCAGACCTTTCATGTTAATCTACATAGACCCACCAATGTACATGTCATTTTTATGGTTTGACCCATACGAAATCTAAAATTTTCTTTAGAAATTGAAAGAACGTTGTGCATAGACAAAGAAATTATAGAATTGCAATGCACACTATAATTGGGATGTTTAGTATTCTCACAGCATACTTTTGGCATTATAACTTGTTGTCACGTTTCAGGCAGTTCACTGCCTTAAAAGTATTATCTCTTTATCCTATTCATTTGATGGCAACTCTATTTGGTGATTCTTAGATTTTGCATACTTTGCATGGGTTCTTTAGTTTGTAATCTAACTCTACTCTTTTTTTTCTATCTTAGGTGAGCTATAATGTCTAAGTTTGACAGTTCCAGAAGGGATTTTAGTAATGCAGATTATAATGTAGTCCTCTGTGAAGTAGGCACCTTAAGTTCGTTCCAACCTTTAATTGCGAGAAAACATTCAGTGTATTTTGAGTCTCTGACGTGAGATGAAGTGGGAGATGCCATCTATCCTTTCTTGACTAGGGAAAGGTAGCTCTACAATTCTCTGTTCTTGACTTAATTTTTTAAAACTAATATTAAATATGACTTTTTaacttttcaaaaattaaaaaagaatacTCAGGGTGGGAGAAATTCATACATCAAAGAAGACAGTGTTTCGATTGGCATAACGATCATTCCGATCAATACCATCAAATCTCTGGGGGAACTGAACATAGCAAACTTTCCTTCCAACCTTGGGATCCATCATGAAGCACATTGCCTCCTTAACTGCCTTGCTGTTGTTGATGTAGTGATCACAATCCAGATTCAGCATGAATGGAGCATTAGTGAGCACAGCAGAAACCCGAACCTGCATAGGATGAAGTTGAATTAGCCAGAAAAAAATGGCTAAGAGTCTGATATCAAAGCAAATTGGtcaaaaaagaaaagaggaaatgGAATATAGTTTACCAAAGCATTCATTGCACCAGCCTTCTTATGGTGCTGGAATCCAGTCCTCTTTTCACGGGAAACATAGACTAGGCGTGGAAGTTCATTGCCATCTGTGTCGAGACCTCCACCATGGCCCAAGAACACTTGAAGAATACCAGGATGATCACGGGTAttattaccaggccaaggtgttcCGTCTTGCATTATCCATCCTTCCTTAGGCACCTTCAAGGCCTTCGCAACCAATGCATTTATCCGCACTTTGAATTCTTCATATTCCCTCTGCACAAACCAATCATTTTGCAGTCTTTAGAGCTTAATTCACCCTATTGAATCAGATTCTGAAGTAGCAGAACATTTTCTTGCCTTCATAGCACGGCGTTCCTTGACAAAAGTGGGCTGAACTTTGTCCTTCAAATAGTCAATTTTCTCAGAGAAATACATCTCTGGGGCTCGTGGTTCAATATTAAATTTCTTGCAGAAGGGTACCCACTTTCTTGCAAATTCTGAGGTTTCTGACAGCGATTCAAATGTTAGCATTGAAGCTCCATCATCAGAAATATAGCAGGAGACTTTGTCTACAGGGTAATCCACTGCAAGAATGGATAGAACTGTGTTGGCAGTAACCAATGGTGGCTCCTTCAAGGGATCCACAGTACTCACAAAGAGGTCTACAGGGGCAAGCATTGAAGGTTCACCTTCTCTTTCATACCTATGAGAAGATGGATTTCAGACACAATTTCTGCTAATATGGAGCAAATGGAATGCTTccaggagacatcacataacaaaAGAAAAAAGAGCTCGAATAATTGAGAAGTAAATCAATAAACACACAATAACATCTGGAACAGAACGTATGCAGCATATAAGGAGAAAATTATCGAGCATGTGGTACGTGCCCATTCTTCTTAAAAAAAGTGTCAGTTTATGTTACCGTCCATTGTGAATTCCGCAGATACTGAATACTTTGTTGCAGTTCTTTAATTTCTACTTTGGTGAACAATAGAGAGGGGAAGGGGCAGCTTTTTACATTTTTTTGGTAAATTTCCCATGGTATCTAATTTCATGCCAGTGATAATTTTGAAGCTGAAAAAGCTCGGGGATTAAATCCTAACTCACACTTACCCAGATGCTCAAGTTCACTGCACGGCTGAAGACAAATTGTCCAGCAGGGGATATGTGTTTCAAATAACCAGGCATTACACCTAATCCCAGGAAGAACCACCCCAGCCTTGTGAATAGTCAAATCCCAGCATCACATTCATGCATTCCCCAAAAGCAGATTTTCATTACCCGAATTACCAGCCATAATGTAATCTAACTATTCAAGATGTGGCTATAAGATATTACTGTTTTTCTCACTATTTCATAAAGTAGACCATTTGTATTGTTGAATTGAAAACATGAATTTGGTACCGAGAGTTAGTATTTTCTGTTTTATGAGCTGGTATATTACCTCAATGATAGCCGATCCAGATAGGTCTCACGATTAATAGGAAACCATTTGGGGAACTGATCAAGAATCCAGGATATAGCAAACCAGATTTCACAAATGACAGAGGTCAACCAGAGACCAAATGCATTTCTCACAGGATTTAAGATTCGATAGCGAAGGAAGAATCCAAGAACAATCAATCGAATTACAATCACCATTCTATAAGGATTTATTTTGCTTGAAGGAATTGGTACTTTTCTCGACAGTGGCTGTCTTGCTTCATCCATCCTGCATCAAAATTAAAACTGTCAACACAAAAAGTGAAGTTTGAAAAAGTGGCAAATTCAAAACATCAATGGCTACAGATCATATATCAAGTTTGCAATATCAAGACAAAGCTTCTAGAGTAACAATTTAATCATTCAAATCTAGAAAGCTAAGAATTTGAATTCCCAGAGAGAATTCAGTAtatttggactcatattttatcTGTTCTCTTCATAATCATCATGTTTTTTCTTATAAATGGCCTAAGAAATTTGAAGATAAAGTGCACTCAAATGCAAATCTAGTGGCTTGGAAAGCGTTAACAAGTCCAATCTAATCCATTGTGGAGGCACTATAATTTATGCTTGTATAGAAGAGTTTTCTGGAGTCAACTGCATCGTCAAATTAAGCTCCAGAAAACTCTTCTACAACGTTGCAATGTGAACAATTCAACCTAAAAGTTTTAAATATGCTTGTGTTTTTAATTCAGAAACTTCAAAAATCAAGTttgaatccaaaaacattggaagagAACACAAATTTAATTACATTGGTTTTTCCTGATCAAAATCTTCTGCCTCATTAGGTGGaattcctccattttgatatttTCCATCTGTCATTTGCAACTGGCCTGATTTGTTTTCCTTGGATTTCCAACCATCAAGTCGTTCCTTCCAAGCAACATTTCCATAGCCATAAGCGCCAATGTCCTTGTTTGGATCAATGGTGATCCTTGCACTCCCTGCACTCCAACGTGACAACAAATTTCATTACAAAACAGAGATTCAACTTTTATTGTGCACAGATGAATTTTAAGAAACAGAGACACTGGGATTTACCTGGCTCGGAGCCTGGATAAGGATGTGCAAGCTTAGCAAGCAAATGGCTTTCTGGATAGTATGATGCTGGAATCTCCCCGCTGACCACCTAGCAGAGGACCCAATGATATTATActtatacaatattacaaaatttGACAACCTAGTTCGATATATGATTTCTTGAGATATATTTAACAATCTTATAGGTTATACTTAGATATATGATTTCTTGAGAAGTCCGAATCAGAGGTTCGAACCCTGCAAGTTGGATAAAGTTGGTCAAATGATAACTAGGGATCAATAGGTTTCAGTTAAGATGGTAGATCATTCCTTACAAATGAATTAGGACCTTTATGTGAGTCTGTATGGAATCCATAGTGGCAACAAGATGCCCAGTTGGCAATACTTAGAATTAATAAGCTAAATATGTAATCAGTCCTGGAAAACAATCTAGATGCATTCTGCAATCCAGTCCTTTCAAGCATTTTTTAATCTTAAATAAGTTTTGTAGTAATTTCTATAAAATAAACATGTGGAAGATCAATTTACACTACCAAAAAATTTTGAGTTTGAGGAGAGCCAGTTGCTCAGTGGTAGATCACGCTGAAGTGCATCTGGGAAATTATAGGTTTGGACCCTAACTGATCCATGATTTCTTGTCAAACAGGTCACATAACGTGTGTGCCAATTTACAAATATTCTTAAAACAAATTCAAATTAAGTTTGCATCAATTTACAAATATTCttaaaacaaatttaaatttcttgAAGTGAATGATAGCTTTGCACCGAAGTTTTCATCTTCCTGAAGAAAAGTTTGAAATTTGCAGCAATGAAATAATTCATACCGAATGGCCCTTTGGGAGTAAAGGAGGTAGGCCTGGATTATGAACAAGTTGTGGATTCTCATGGTCAATGCCATTGGTACTTTGTTGTCGATCTCTTTGCTGAGCTTCCAGATTAAATTCATGTTCAATGTCATCaatatcttcttcatct from Cryptomeria japonica chromosome 3, Sugi_1.0, whole genome shotgun sequence harbors:
- the LOC131049104 gene encoding cellulose synthase A catalytic subunit 7 [UDP-forming] — encoded protein: MEARAGLVAGSHNRNELVVIHGHEERKPLKPLNGQDCQICGDPVGVTTEGELFVACNECGFPVCRPCYEYERREGNQCCPQCNTRYKRLKGSPRVEGDEDEEDIDDIEHEFNLEAQQRDRQQSTNGIDHENPQLVHNPGLPPLLPKGHSVVSGEIPASYYPESHLLAKLAHPYPGSEPGSARITIDPNKDIGAYGYGNVAWKERLDGWKSKENKSGQLQMTDGKYQNGGIPPNEAEDFDQEKPMMDEARQPLSRKVPIPSSKINPYRMVIVIRLIVLGFFLRYRILNPVRNAFGLWLTSVICEIWFAISWILDQFPKWFPINRETYLDRLSLRYEREGEPSMLAPVDLFVSTVDPLKEPPLVTANTVLSILAVDYPVDKVSCYISDDGASMLTFESLSETSEFARKWVPFCKKFNIEPRAPEMYFSEKIDYLKDKVQPTFVKERRAMKREYEEFKVRINALVAKALKVPKEGWIMQDGTPWPGNNTRDHPGILQVFLGHGGGLDTDGNELPRLVYVSREKRTGFQHHKKAGAMNALVRVSAVLTNAPFMLNLDCDHYINNSKAVKEAMCFMMDPKVGRKVCYVQFPQRFDGIDRNDRYANRNTVFFDINMKGLDGIQGPVYVGTGCVFRRYALYGYEPPRGQKRPKMVTCDCCPCCGPRKRTGKSSKKTAAGIPAPAYNPDGIEEGLDAFDEDKALLMSQSDFEKRFGQSSAFIQSTLMENGGVPHTADPAELLKEAIHVISCGYEDKTEWGKELGWIYGSVTEDILTGFKMHCRGWRSIYCMPKLAAFKGSAPINLSDRLNQVLRWALGSVEIFLSRHCPIWYGYGHLKWLERLAYINTIVYPLTSLPLIAYCTLPAICLLTGKFIMPSISLFASFFFISLFLAIFITGILEMRWSGVSIEEWWRNEQFWVIGGVSAHFFAVIQGLLKVLAGIDTNFTVTAKATDDGDFGELYAFKWTTLLIPPTTLLIINLVGVVAGFSDAISNGYQSWGPLFGKFFFAFWVIVHLYPFLKGLMGRQNRTPTIVVIWSILLASIFSLLWVRVNPFVVKVKGPDLKQCGINC